In Phocoena phocoena chromosome 3, mPhoPho1.1, whole genome shotgun sequence, a single window of DNA contains:
- the PAIP2 gene encoding polyadenylate-binding protein-interacting protein 2, translating to MKDPSRSSTSPSIINEDVIINGHSHEDDNPFAEYMWMENEEEFNRQIEEELWEEEFIERCFQEMLEEEEEHEWFIPARDLPQTMDQIQDQFNDLVISDGSSLEDLVVKSNLNPNAKEFVPGVKY from the exons ATGAAAGATCCAAGTCGCAGCAGTACTAGCCCAAGCATCATCAATGAAGATGTGATTATTAACGGTCATTCTCATGAAGATGACAATCCATTTGCAGAGTACATGTGGATGGAAAATGAAGAGGAATTCAACAGACAA ATAGAAGAGGAGTTATGGGAAGAAGAATTTATTGAACGCTGTTTCCAAGAAATgctggaagaagaagaggaacatGAGTGGTTTATTCCAGCTCGAGATCTCCCACAAACTATGGACCAAATCCAAGACCAATTTAATGACCTTGTTATCAGTGATGGCTCTTCCCTGGAAGATCTTGTG GTCAAGAGCAATCTGAATCCAAATGCAAAGGAGTTTGTTCCTGGGGTGAAGTACTGA